From a single Micromonospora sp. WMMD1102 genomic region:
- a CDS encoding ThuA domain-containing protein has product MDGGLAVRDALVVRGGWEGHVPVAATELFVPFLRNAGFSVEVHDDLAVYADPDRMAAADLVVQCWSIGTITDEQAAGLVAAVRAGTGFAGWHGGIVGAFHHNAYHQLTGGVFVHHPPGFSDHELTVLPERADHPIVRGVGTVRLHTEKYWVLADPLNDVLATVTFDPEPADRDAAADDGPPAQGTPWDRSVTLPAVWTRSWGAGRVFVSTVGHKLDDLTLPPIRRITERGLLWAARQI; this is encoded by the coding sequence ATGGACGGAGGTTTGGCGGTGCGCGACGCGCTGGTGGTCCGGGGCGGCTGGGAGGGACACGTCCCGGTGGCCGCGACGGAGTTGTTCGTCCCGTTCCTCCGAAACGCGGGCTTCAGCGTCGAGGTGCACGACGACCTCGCCGTCTACGCCGACCCGGACCGGATGGCCGCCGCCGACCTGGTGGTGCAGTGCTGGTCGATCGGGACCATCACCGACGAGCAGGCGGCCGGACTGGTCGCGGCGGTCCGGGCCGGCACCGGGTTCGCCGGCTGGCACGGCGGAATCGTGGGCGCCTTCCACCACAACGCCTACCACCAGCTGACCGGTGGGGTGTTCGTGCACCATCCGCCGGGCTTCTCCGACCACGAGCTGACGGTGCTGCCGGAGCGGGCCGACCATCCGATCGTCCGGGGCGTCGGCACGGTACGCCTGCACACCGAGAAGTACTGGGTGCTGGCCGACCCGCTCAACGACGTACTCGCGACGGTGACCTTCGACCCCGAGCCGGCGGACCGGGACGCGGCGGCGGACGACGGCCCACCGGCCCAGGGCACGCCGTGGGACCGTTCGGTCACCCTGCCCGCGGTCTGGACCCGGAGCTGGGGCGCGGGTCGGGTCTTCGTCTCCACGGTCGGGCACAAACTCGACGACCTGACCCTGCCGCCGATCCGCCGGATCACCGAACGGGGCCTGCTCTGGGCCGCCCGACAGATTTAG
- a CDS encoding LysR family transcriptional regulator gives MNLELRHLKVVCAIAETGSVTKAASTLGLAQPALTAQLQRIERTLGGPLFERDRRGARPTALGELVLARARVLLPAMKGLQDEAARLAGTGTTMTRFRFGGVNSPILGGLVHRLAADQPHAQISTHASWSVDELAQMVLSGRLDFVLSGVCGDAVPSAEFGLTWRAVAVDAVFVLLPEAHPLAAHDEVHLAALAGERWAAAPGDGCFADCFVAACARAGFTPAKIYETDIRSCIDLVEAGEAIALAQATFRPVSGLVTRPLAHTPLRWRLLLGWHPEAPAAGIADRVLGHAIAAYTDSLSRNPNYLAWLARNPNFGPQDLAAA, from the coding sequence ATGAACCTGGAGCTGCGGCACCTCAAGGTGGTCTGCGCGATCGCGGAGACGGGCAGCGTGACGAAGGCGGCCTCCACCCTCGGCCTGGCACAGCCCGCGCTCACCGCACAGCTCCAGCGCATCGAGCGGACTCTCGGCGGCCCGCTGTTCGAGCGGGACCGACGCGGCGCCCGACCGACCGCGCTGGGCGAACTGGTACTGGCCCGGGCCCGGGTACTGCTGCCCGCGATGAAGGGGTTGCAGGACGAGGCGGCCCGGCTGGCCGGTACCGGCACCACGATGACCCGCTTCCGGTTCGGCGGGGTGAACAGCCCGATCCTCGGTGGACTGGTACACCGGCTCGCCGCCGACCAGCCGCACGCGCAGATCAGCACGCACGCCTCCTGGTCGGTGGACGAGCTGGCCCAGATGGTGCTCAGCGGCCGGCTCGACTTCGTGCTCTCCGGGGTCTGCGGCGACGCCGTACCGTCGGCGGAGTTCGGGCTGACCTGGCGGGCGGTGGCGGTGGACGCCGTCTTCGTACTCCTGCCGGAGGCGCATCCGCTGGCCGCGCACGACGAGGTGCACCTGGCGGCGCTGGCCGGAGAGCGCTGGGCGGCGGCGCCCGGGGACGGCTGTTTCGCGGACTGCTTCGTGGCGGCCTGTGCCCGGGCCGGCTTCACCCCGGCGAAGATCTACGAGACCGACATCCGCAGCTGCATCGACCTGGTCGAGGCCGGCGAGGCGATCGCGCTCGCCCAGGCCACCTTCCGGCCGGTCTCCGGCCTGGTCACCCGGCCGCTGGCGCACACTCCGCTGCGCTGGCGGCTGCTGCTCGGCTGGCACCCGGAGGCTCCGGCGGCCGGCATCGCCGACCGGGTGCTCGGGCACGCCATCGCGGCGTACACGGACTCGCTCTCCCGGAACCCGAACTACCTCGCCTGGCTGGCCCGGAACCCCAACTTCGGCCCGCAGGACCTGGCCGCCGCCTGA